A part of Hippopotamus amphibius kiboko isolate mHipAmp2 chromosome 16, mHipAmp2.hap2, whole genome shotgun sequence genomic DNA contains:
- the RRAD gene encoding GTP-binding protein RAD, with protein sequence MTLNGGGSGAGGSRGGGRERERRRGSTPWGPAPPLHRRSMPVDERDLQAALVPGALASAEAGTGAQGPRLDWPEGSSDSLSSGGSDSDDGVYKVLLLGAPGVGKSALARIFGGVEDGPEAEAAGHTYDRSIIVDGEEASLMVYDIWDQDGGRWLPGHCMAMGDAYVIVYSVTDKDSFEKASELRVQLRRARQTDDVPIILVGNKSDLVRSREVSLDEGRACAVVFDCKFIETSAALHHNVQALFEGVVRQIRLRRDSKEANARRQAGTQRRESLGKKAKRFLGRIVARNSRKMALRAKSKSCHDLSVL encoded by the exons ATGACTCTGAATGGCGGCGGCAGCGGAGCCGGCGGGAGCCGCGGCGGGGGCCGGGAGCGCGAGCGCCGTCGGGGCAGCACACCCTGGGGCCCGGCGCCCCCGCTGCACCGCCGAAGCATGCCGGTGGACGAGCGCGACCTGCAGGCGGCGCTGGTTCCGGGAGCTCTGGCATCGGCCGAGGCCGGGACCGGAGCCCAGGGTCCGAGGCTGGACTGGCCCGAGGGCTCTTCTGACTCGCTCAGCTCAGGAGGCAGCGATTCAGACGACGGCGTTTACAAGGTGCTGCTGCTGGGGGCGCCTGGCGTCGGCAAGAGCGCTCTGGCGCGCATCTTCGGTGGTGTAGAGGATGGGCCGGAGGCAGAGGCCGCAG GGCACACGTATGACCGCTCTATCATAGTGGATGGAGAAGAGGCATCACTCATGGTTTATGACATTTGGGATCAG GATGGGGGCCGCTGGCTACCCGGCCACTGCATGGCCATGGGAGACGCATATGTCATCGTGTACTCAGTGACAGACAAGGACAGCTTTGAGAAGGCCTCAGAGCTTCGAGTCCAGCTGCGGCGGGCGCGGCAGACCGACGACGTGCCCATCATCCTGGTGGGCAACAAGAGCGACTTGGTGCGCTCTCGTGAGGTCTCTTTGGATG aGGGCCGGGCCTGCGCTGTTGTCTTCGACTGTAAGTTTATTGAGACGTCAGCTGCGCTGCACCACAACGTCCAGGCGCTGTTCGAGGGTGTCGTGCGCCAGATACGCCTGCGCAGGGATAGCAAAGAGGCCAATGCACGTCGACAAGCGGGTACCCAGCGGCGAGAGAGCCTTGGCAAGAAGGCGAAGCGCTTCCTGGGCCGTATCGTCGCTCGAAACAGCCGCAAGATGGCCTTGCGTGCCAAGTCCAAGTCCTGCCATGACCTCTCGGTGCTCTAG